A section of the Agromyces aurantiacus genome encodes:
- a CDS encoding cell division protein CrgA, with translation MARTNSSKPARAEQPSGEDAPNPVWFKPVMFGFMLLGLLWIIVFYVSQGALPVAALGSWNILIGFGIAFVGFLMTTRWR, from the coding sequence ATGGCACGCACCAACTCTTCGAAGCCCGCGCGCGCGGAGCAGCCGAGCGGCGAGGACGCCCCGAACCCCGTCTGGTTCAAGCCCGTCATGTTCGGCTTCATGCTGCTCGGGCTGCTCTGGATCATCGTGTTCTACGTGAGCCAGGGCGCCCTGCCGGTGGCGGCGCTCGGTTCGTGGAACATCCTGATCGGCTTCGGCATCGCCTTCGTGGGGTTCCTGATGACCACACGCTGGCGCTGA
- a CDS encoding tetratricopeptide repeat protein codes for MPSVPLSPELDAAIRLGYEQRDRADMAPTIAYFADLLAAHPDHPVLTYELAGAYDTAGEESQARPLYERALELGLEGDVLRRCLCQYASTLRWLGELDASRAVLDRARAEFPGSDAVRVFSGLTYLDAGESDAAFAELLTVVTDHAEATDLGRWAEGLKGLAGWLADGRPEG; via the coding sequence ATGCCCTCCGTGCCGCTGTCGCCCGAACTCGACGCCGCGATCCGCCTCGGCTACGAGCAGCGGGACCGCGCCGACATGGCGCCCACCATCGCGTACTTCGCGGACCTGCTCGCCGCGCACCCCGACCATCCGGTGCTCACCTACGAACTGGCGGGCGCCTACGACACCGCCGGCGAGGAGTCGCAGGCGCGCCCGCTGTACGAACGCGCGCTCGAGCTCGGTCTCGAGGGCGACGTGCTGCGCCGCTGCCTCTGCCAGTACGCCAGTACGCTCCGCTGGCTCGGTGAGCTCGACGCGTCGCGCGCCGTGCTCGATCGAGCCCGCGCGGAGTTCCCCGGCTCCGATGCGGTCAGGGTGTTCTCCGGGCTGACGTACCTCGACGCCGGCGAGTCCGACGCCGCGTTCGCCGAACTGCTCACCGTGGTGACCGACCACGCCGAGGCGACCGACCTCGGCCGGTGGGCCGAGGGCCTCAAGGGCCTCGCCGGATGGCTGGCCGATGGCCGACCCGAGGGCTGA
- a CDS encoding DUF3566 domain-containing protein produces the protein MSSVAEKLAGKSNRKPPAKQVRLRLVYIDFWSAVKLSFLVAVCLAVVNIVASFLVFTIVQSTGLFENLNSLVQDVAGAGTDLRSILSIGNVMGFAIVVSLLNLVVTTALGAVVAVLYNLSVKITGGILVGFTNS, from the coding sequence ATGAGCAGTGTCGCCGAGAAGCTCGCCGGCAAGTCCAACCGGAAGCCCCCCGCCAAGCAGGTGCGCCTGCGCCTGGTGTACATCGACTTCTGGTCGGCCGTGAAGCTGTCGTTCCTCGTCGCGGTGTGCCTGGCCGTCGTGAACATCGTGGCCTCGTTCCTCGTGTTCACGATCGTGCAGTCGACGGGCCTGTTCGAGAACCTCAACAGCCTGGTGCAGGATGTCGCGGGCGCCGGAACCGACCTGCGCTCGATCCTCTCGATCGGCAACGTGATGGGCTTCGCGATCGTCGTGTCGCTGCTGAACCTCGTCGTCACGACCGCGCTCGGCGCGGTCGTCGCGGTGCTGTACAACCTGAGCGTCAAGATCACGGGCGGCATCCTGGTGGGCTTCACCAACAGCTGA
- a CDS encoding anthranilate synthase component II, with protein MTRILVIDNYDSFVYTLNGYLQELGAETDVVRNDDIPVEEVAERIAEYDGVLISPGPGKPADAGVSIPVVEAALRSGQPLLGVCLGHQAVAEAFGATVTNAEELMHGKTSRIEHDDSAFYEGVPQPFTATRYHSLAVVDGTVPDELVVTSRTQGGVIMGLRHESAPIYGVQFHPESVLTEGGYRMLGNWLAVAGLPEARVRAQSLNPLVRAS; from the coding sequence ATGACCCGGATCCTCGTCATCGACAACTACGACAGCTTCGTCTACACGCTGAACGGCTACCTGCAGGAGCTCGGCGCCGAGACCGACGTCGTCCGCAACGACGACATCCCCGTCGAGGAGGTCGCCGAGCGCATCGCCGAGTACGACGGCGTGCTCATCTCGCCCGGTCCGGGCAAGCCGGCCGACGCCGGCGTGTCCATCCCCGTCGTCGAGGCGGCGCTCCGTTCCGGCCAGCCGCTGCTCGGCGTGTGCCTGGGCCACCAGGCGGTCGCCGAGGCCTTCGGCGCGACCGTCACCAACGCCGAGGAGCTCATGCACGGCAAGACCTCGCGCATCGAGCACGACGACAGCGCCTTCTACGAGGGCGTGCCGCAGCCGTTCACCGCCACGCGCTACCACTCGCTCGCGGTCGTCGACGGGACGGTGCCGGACGAGCTCGTGGTCACCAGCCGCACGCAGGGCGGCGTAATCATGGGCCTTCGGCACGAATCCGCGCCGATCTACGGCGTGCAGTTCCACCCGGAGTCGGTGCTCACAGAGGGCGGCTACCGCATGCTCGGCAACTGGCTCGCCGTCGCCGGGCTGCCCGAGGCGCGCGTGCGCGCGCAGTCCCTGAACCCGCTGGTGCGCGCGAGCTGA
- a CDS encoding peptidoglycan D,D-transpeptidase FtsI family protein, whose translation MNRELKRVTIVALLMFLTLFVASTVIQYVQAENLAADPRNARTLYQSYSVERGPILVGGEPIAFSEPSDDDYKFQRVYANGPLYAPVTGFIPVNGEATGLEQSLNAELSGRSESQFFDSLNRLISGQDPMGASVEVSIDPVAQQAAWDALGDYTGAVIVTEPATGRIIAMVTKPTYDPNSLAVHDGTQVQETYEGLLADPGDPLFNRATGGDMNPPGSTFKLVMVAAALESGQYTPDSTFPNPSQITLPGTDAVVRNSDGGTCGSGAEVTLATALRLSCNIPMAELAMELGDDAIRAQAEKFGFNSNFSTPNPTETSTYPANPDEPQTALTGFGQGDVRATPLQMAMVSAAIANGGIVQNPDLVDSITAPDFRTIEEFEPSEFGRAISEQTARTMTEMMVNGVENGAASNARIDGVSVAGKTGTAENGEDDPYTLWFTGFAPADDPQYAITVLVEDGGGLGQEGYGNLIAAPVAKQVLEAVLNK comes from the coding sequence ATGAACCGCGAACTCAAGCGGGTGACGATCGTCGCCCTCCTCATGTTCCTGACCCTGTTCGTCGCCTCGACGGTCATCCAGTACGTGCAGGCCGAGAACCTCGCGGCCGACCCCCGCAACGCGCGCACGCTGTACCAGAGCTACTCCGTCGAACGCGGACCGATCCTCGTGGGGGGCGAGCCGATCGCGTTCTCGGAGCCCTCCGACGACGACTACAAGTTCCAGCGGGTGTACGCGAACGGGCCCCTGTACGCGCCCGTGACCGGCTTCATCCCGGTCAACGGCGAGGCGACCGGGCTCGAGCAGTCCCTGAACGCCGAGCTCAGCGGTCGCTCGGAGTCGCAGTTCTTCGACTCGCTGAACCGACTGATCTCCGGTCAGGACCCGATGGGCGCGTCGGTCGAGGTCTCCATCGACCCGGTGGCGCAGCAGGCCGCGTGGGATGCCCTCGGCGACTACACCGGCGCGGTGATCGTCACCGAGCCCGCGACCGGTCGCATCATCGCGATGGTCACCAAGCCCACGTACGACCCGAACTCGCTCGCCGTGCACGACGGCACCCAGGTGCAGGAGACCTACGAGGGACTGCTCGCCGATCCCGGCGATCCGCTGTTCAACCGGGCGACGGGCGGCGACATGAACCCGCCGGGTTCGACGTTCAAGCTCGTCATGGTCGCCGCGGCGCTCGAGTCGGGCCAGTACACGCCCGACTCGACGTTCCCGAACCCGTCCCAGATCACCCTGCCGGGCACCGACGCCGTCGTGCGCAACTCCGACGGCGGCACCTGCGGCAGCGGCGCGGAGGTGACGCTCGCGACCGCGCTGCGGCTCTCGTGCAACATCCCGATGGCCGAGCTCGCGATGGAGCTCGGCGACGACGCCATCCGCGCGCAGGCCGAGAAATTCGGCTTCAACTCGAACTTCTCGACGCCGAACCCGACCGAGACGAGCACCTACCCGGCCAACCCCGACGAGCCGCAGACGGCGCTGACCGGCTTCGGCCAGGGCGACGTGCGCGCGACGCCGCTGCAGATGGCCATGGTCTCGGCCGCGATCGCCAACGGCGGCATCGTGCAGAACCCCGACCTGGTCGACTCGATCACGGCCCCTGACTTCCGCACGATCGAGGAGTTCGAGCCCTCGGAATTCGGCCGGGCGATCAGCGAGCAGACGGCGCGCACGATGACCGAGATGATGGTCAACGGCGTCGAGAACGGCGCCGCGAGTAATGCAAGAATAGACGGCGTCAGCGTGGCCGGTAAGACGGGTACAGCGGAGAACGGCGAGGACGACCCTTACACCTTGTGGTTCACCGGTTTTGCCCCCGCCGACGACCCTCAGTATGCGATCACGGTGCTCGTGGAAGACGGCGGGGGGCTTGGTCAGGAGGGGTACGGCAATCTGATTGCCGCGCCCGTGGCGAAACAGGTACTAGAGGCGGTGCTGAACAAATGA
- a CDS encoding class E sortase has protein sequence MPGREPAEPAERDAVASRGVQAPARRRVGPVAVLGEVLLSAGALILLFLGWKLWWNDALVASQQSDAASDLSTEWIEQDRTPGTHDGEPTPPAESPDPGPPVVDGTDYGNGDAFAVMYVPRFGEDSQRTIAEGIGLDVLSSFDLGVGHYPGTQMPGEVGNFAIAAHRSAYGGGMHEIEQLQLGDAIYIQTRDGWYTYRFRDLEYVTPESVEVLAPVPHHPDLEPTDRIVTLTSCNPLYSTAERIIAYGVLESWQPAAAGPPADIAAQVAAWGE, from the coding sequence ATGCCCGGACGGGAGCCCGCTGAGCCGGCCGAACGCGACGCGGTCGCGTCTCGGGGCGTCCAGGCGCCCGCGCGGCGGCGGGTCGGGCCGGTGGCCGTGCTCGGCGAGGTGCTGCTCTCGGCCGGCGCCCTCATCCTGCTGTTCCTCGGCTGGAAGCTGTGGTGGAACGACGCGCTCGTGGCATCCCAGCAGTCCGATGCGGCATCCGACCTCTCCACGGAATGGATCGAGCAGGATCGCACGCCGGGCACCCACGACGGCGAGCCGACGCCGCCCGCGGAATCGCCCGACCCGGGCCCGCCCGTGGTCGACGGCACCGACTACGGGAACGGCGACGCGTTCGCGGTCATGTACGTGCCGCGCTTCGGCGAGGACTCGCAGCGCACCATCGCCGAGGGCATCGGACTCGACGTGCTGAGCAGCTTCGATCTCGGCGTCGGGCACTATCCCGGCACCCAGATGCCCGGCGAGGTCGGCAACTTCGCCATCGCGGCGCACCGCAGCGCGTACGGGGGCGGCATGCACGAGATCGAGCAGCTCCAGCTCGGCGATGCGATCTACATCCAGACCCGCGACGGCTGGTACACGTACCGGTTCCGCGACCTCGAGTACGTCACGCCCGAGAGCGTCGAGGTGCTCGCGCCGGTGCCGCACCATCCCGACCTCGAGCCGACCGACCGGATCGTGACGCTCACCAGCTGCAACCCGCTGTACTCGACCGCCGAGCGGATCATCGCCTACGGCGTGCTCGAGTCGTGGCAGCCTGCCGCCGCCGGTCCGCCGGCCGACATCGCCGCGCAAGTCGCGGCCTGGGGGGAATAG
- a CDS encoding rhomboid family intramembrane serine protease, with amino-acid sequence MSDPAPERSNFCYRHPDRQSFVLCQRCGRTICGECQTPAPVGVICPECMREQRASAPRTKPAVLTRVRSAGRRGAPVVTYSLIGITVAVYLLQLVPGLALTDRFWYAGVYSLPGNFEPWRMLTSVFLHSTTLIFHVLLNMYTLWIFGQLLERFLGPTRFLALYLISGLAGSVGVLWLGDPRIAVLGASGAIFGLMGAFLVIQRRLGGDATQLLVLLGINLVIGFIPGFNIAWQAHLGGLIGGALVGLIFVETRKRDQRGLQVGLLVGLTVVLLVLSLRYFFFPIA; translated from the coding sequence GTGAGCGATCCGGCGCCAGAGCGCTCGAACTTCTGCTACCGGCACCCCGACCGGCAGAGCTTCGTGCTGTGCCAGCGCTGTGGTCGCACGATCTGCGGTGAATGCCAGACCCCGGCGCCCGTCGGCGTGATCTGCCCCGAGTGCATGCGCGAGCAGCGCGCGTCGGCGCCGCGCACCAAGCCCGCGGTGCTGACGCGCGTGCGGTCGGCCGGCCGACGCGGTGCGCCGGTGGTGACCTATTCCCTCATCGGCATCACGGTGGCGGTGTATCTGCTGCAGCTGGTGCCGGGGCTCGCACTGACGGATCGCTTCTGGTACGCCGGCGTCTACTCTCTGCCTGGCAATTTCGAGCCGTGGCGGATGCTGACGTCGGTGTTCCTCCATTCGACGACGCTGATCTTCCACGTGCTGCTGAACATGTACACGTTGTGGATCTTCGGCCAGCTGCTCGAGCGCTTCCTCGGTCCGACGCGCTTCCTCGCGCTGTACCTCATCTCCGGGCTCGCCGGATCCGTCGGCGTGCTCTGGCTGGGAGATCCGCGTATCGCCGTCTTGGGCGCGTCCGGGGCGATCTTCGGGCTGATGGGCGCGTTCCTCGTGATCCAGCGCCGCCTCGGAGGAGATGCGACCCAGCTGCTCGTCCTGCTGGGCATCAACCTCGTCATCGGGTTCATTCCGGGTTTCAACATCGCATGGCAGGCCCATCTCGGCGGCCTGATCGGCGGCGCGCTGGTGGGGCTCATCTTCGTCGAGACGCGCAAGCGCGACCAGCGCGGGCTTCAGGTCGGGCTCCTCGTCGGGCTGACCGTCGTCCTGCTCGTCCTGAGCCTGCGGTACTTCTTCTTCCCGATCGCCTGA
- a CDS encoding serine/threonine-protein kinase yields the protein MRPSAGLTFGGRYELSSRIAIGGMGEVWQATDLVIGRQVAIKILKDEYLGDPGFLERFRAEARHAALVNHEGIANVFDYGEEEGSAYLVMELVPGEALSTILEREHVLSTDKVLDIVAQTAAALQAAHAAGLVHRDIKPGNLLITPDGRVKITDFGIARIADQVPLTATGQVMGTVQYLSPEQASGHPASPTTDIYSLGIVAYECLAGRRPFTGESQVAIAMAQINETPPDLPVTVSEPVRNLVYACIAKNPADRPQTAAHLARAANALRRGDVRGAAAAVPAVLGAAAGATAATALLPQQGAATAATTVLPAGAAVTTTETEEEEPQPERKRSPWTWPLIVLIALLALVLIGTLIALALNGGDEPTPSNSTPARSTSTSAPPSSSTPPPPEPTTEAPPQTVQVNRDDYIGRNVDEVRAELEAAGLVVSTQQGAPATDPDQANTVSDVNPSGPLPVGSTVTVTYLGAPETPSAPANAPTVNPAQVAPGGIVQVSWPAATCPSGQQLSGYEVAVTADAVAPSPVGAGTTSVNVQAGQQSFEVTYRYFCGQLDSPFSPAAPVTVGNGN from the coding sequence ATGAGACCGAGCGCTGGGCTCACCTTCGGAGGACGCTACGAGCTGTCCTCCCGGATCGCCATCGGCGGAATGGGCGAGGTCTGGCAAGCCACCGACCTCGTCATCGGCCGCCAGGTGGCGATCAAGATCCTGAAGGACGAGTACCTCGGCGACCCGGGATTCCTCGAGCGGTTCCGCGCCGAGGCCCGTCACGCCGCCCTCGTGAACCACGAGGGCATCGCCAACGTGTTCGACTACGGCGAGGAGGAGGGCAGCGCCTACCTCGTCATGGAGCTCGTCCCCGGCGAGGCGCTGTCGACGATCCTCGAGCGCGAGCACGTGCTCTCGACCGACAAGGTGCTCGACATCGTCGCGCAGACCGCCGCGGCGCTCCAGGCCGCGCACGCGGCAGGACTCGTGCACCGCGACATCAAGCCGGGCAACCTGCTCATCACGCCCGACGGCCGGGTGAAGATCACCGACTTCGGCATCGCCCGGATCGCCGACCAGGTGCCGCTGACGGCGACCGGCCAGGTCATGGGCACGGTCCAGTACCTCTCGCCCGAGCAGGCCTCCGGCCACCCCGCCTCGCCGACGACCGACATCTACTCGCTCGGCATCGTCGCCTACGAGTGCCTCGCGGGCCGCCGGCCGTTCACCGGCGAGTCGCAGGTCGCGATCGCGATGGCCCAGATCAACGAGACGCCGCCCGACCTGCCCGTGACGGTGTCCGAGCCGGTGCGCAACCTCGTCTACGCGTGCATCGCCAAGAACCCCGCCGACCGTCCGCAGACGGCCGCGCACCTCGCGCGCGCGGCCAACGCGCTGCGCCGCGGCGACGTCCGCGGCGCCGCCGCGGCGGTGCCCGCGGTGCTCGGGGCCGCGGCCGGCGCGACGGCGGCCACGGCGCTCCTGCCGCAGCAGGGGGCCGCGACCGCGGCCACCACCGTGCTGCCCGCAGGCGCAGCGGTCACGACGACCGAGACCGAGGAGGAGGAGCCCCAGCCCGAGCGCAAGCGCAGCCCGTGGACCTGGCCGCTCATCGTCCTCATCGCACTGCTCGCGCTCGTGCTCATCGGCACGCTCATCGCGCTCGCACTGAACGGCGGCGACGAGCCGACGCCCTCGAACTCCACGCCCGCCCGTTCGACGTCGACGTCGGCGCCCCCATCGTCGTCGACACCGCCCCCGCCCGAGCCCACTACCGAGGCGCCGCCGCAGACGGTCCAGGTCAACCGCGACGACTACATCGGCCGCAACGTCGACGAGGTCCGTGCTGAGCTCGAGGCGGCCGGCCTGGTCGTCAGCACCCAGCAGGGCGCGCCGGCGACCGACCCCGACCAGGCGAACACCGTCTCCGATGTCAATCCGAGCGGCCCGCTTCCGGTCGGATCGACCGTGACGGTCACGTACCTGGGGGCACCCGAGACCCCGAGCGCCCCCGCGAACGCACCGACCGTCAACCCCGCGCAGGTGGCGCCGGGCGGCATCGTCCAGGTGAGCTGGCCCGCGGCCACGTGCCCCTCGGGCCAGCAGCTCAGCGGCTACGAGGTGGCGGTCACGGCGGATGCCGTCGCACCCAGTCCCGTCGGCGCGGGCACCACCAGCGTGAACGTGCAGGCCGGGCAGCAGTCGTTCGAGGTCACCTACCGGTACTTCTGCGGCCAGCTCGACTCGCCGTTCTCGCCGGCCGCGCCGGTGACGGTCGGCAACGGGAACTAG
- a CDS encoding NUDIX hydrolase: MDIRIAAYGVIIRDGAILLSHWNEHGRSAWTLPGGGIELPEHPAEAALREIREETGYDAELEQLLGIDTMVVPAAKRHHGTAPLYAMRVVYRARVVGGELRNEVGGSSDEARWFPLDDVGSLTRVSLLDIALRLNEQQPADGVPPRG; the protein is encoded by the coding sequence ATGGACATCCGCATCGCCGCGTACGGGGTCATCATCCGCGACGGCGCGATCCTGCTGTCCCACTGGAACGAGCACGGTCGGTCCGCGTGGACCCTGCCGGGCGGCGGCATCGAGCTGCCCGAGCATCCCGCCGAGGCCGCGCTCCGCGAGATCCGCGAGGAGACCGGCTACGACGCCGAGCTCGAGCAGTTGCTCGGCATCGACACGATGGTCGTGCCGGCGGCGAAGCGGCACCACGGCACGGCGCCGCTGTACGCGATGCGCGTGGTCTACCGTGCGCGAGTGGTCGGCGGCGAACTGCGCAACGAGGTCGGCGGCTCCAGCGACGAGGCGCGCTGGTTCCCACTCGACGACGTGGGTTCGCTCACGCGCGTGAGCCTGCTCGACATCGCATTGCGCCTGAACGAGCAGCAGCCGGCCGACGGCGTGCCTCCGCGCGGGTGA
- a CDS encoding peptidylprolyl isomerase has product MPNPTAVATITTNHGDIKVDLYGHHAPKTVKNFIGLATGEIEWTHPGTGQTTTEPLYNGVVFHRIIPGFMIQGGDPLGQGIGGPGYRFDDEINPELDFTEPYVLAMANAGTQGGRGTNGSQFFITVGPTTWLQGKHTIFGKVTDAASQAVVDKLASVPTDGRDRPLDDVVIEKITVEQL; this is encoded by the coding sequence ATGCCGAATCCCACCGCAGTCGCGACGATCACCACCAATCACGGCGACATCAAGGTCGACCTGTACGGCCACCACGCGCCGAAGACGGTCAAGAATTTCATCGGCCTCGCGACCGGCGAGATCGAGTGGACGCACCCCGGAACGGGCCAGACCACCACCGAGCCGCTCTACAACGGGGTCGTCTTCCACCGCATCATCCCCGGCTTCATGATCCAGGGCGGCGACCCGCTCGGCCAGGGCATCGGCGGACCGGGCTACCGCTTCGACGACGAGATCAACCCCGAGCTCGACTTCACCGAGCCCTACGTGCTCGCGATGGCGAACGCCGGCACCCAGGGCGGCCGCGGCACGAACGGCTCGCAGTTCTTCATCACCGTCGGCCCGACCACCTGGCTGCAGGGCAAGCACACGATCTTCGGCAAGGTGACGGATGCCGCGAGCCAGGCGGTCGTCGACAAGCTCGCCTCCGTGCCCACCGACGGCCGCGACCGGCCGCTCGACGACGTCGTGATCGAGAAGATCACCGTCGAGCAGCTCTGA
- the pknB gene encoding Stk1 family PASTA domain-containing Ser/Thr kinase, with protein MLAGRYRVGALIGRGGMSDVHVGTDLRLGRQVAIKLLKPQLATDPAFRMRFRQEAQSAARMAHPTIVRVFDAGEETVQDASGHEVQLPFIVMEFVEGRLLKDIIHDGPLDPIAASRVIDGVLTALEYSHRAGVVHRDIKPGNIMITTGGQVKVMDFGIARAVSDSATTVAQTTAILGTASYFSPEQAKGETVDARTDLYSTGVVLFEMLTGRPPFRGDSPVAVAYQHVSERPVKPSVINPKVSPALDAVVLHALAKDRTVRYQTAAEFRADVEAAASGRVPQPRKTDETSLFFGTPTGALSTSELALRQLTEDDTMSRTQRRPPAIWIWSGIIAVVVIVVAVMYWAFNLQPSDDLPSNAREVPTLAGATWEEAADQLQALTLPATRLDESSDTVAAGEVIRTEPAAGEIVDTGTPVKVYVSSGREAVTVPNVVNKSIDDAKADVQAAGLTAGTETRENSPTVAEGVVLATDPEGGASIEAGGTVNFRISSGLVTLPDLTGQSLQAASDYLGTSQLQLTAVPVPDGSCKSQPGSPVIRQSLPPGDVPQKSEVQLTYCAG; from the coding sequence ATGCTCGCGGGACGATACCGCGTGGGCGCCCTCATCGGCCGCGGAGGCATGTCCGACGTCCACGTCGGCACCGACCTGCGCCTCGGCCGGCAGGTCGCCATCAAGCTGCTGAAGCCGCAGCTCGCCACCGACCCGGCGTTCCGCATGCGATTCCGCCAGGAGGCGCAGTCGGCGGCGCGGATGGCGCACCCGACGATCGTGCGCGTCTTCGACGCGGGCGAGGAGACGGTGCAGGACGCATCCGGCCACGAGGTGCAGCTCCCGTTCATCGTGATGGAGTTCGTCGAGGGCCGGCTCCTGAAGGACATCATCCACGACGGTCCGCTCGATCCGATCGCGGCGTCCCGCGTCATCGACGGCGTGCTGACCGCGCTCGAGTACTCGCATCGCGCCGGCGTCGTGCACCGCGACATCAAGCCGGGCAACATCATGATCACCACCGGCGGCCAGGTGAAGGTCATGGACTTCGGCATCGCGCGAGCCGTCTCCGACTCGGCGACCACGGTCGCCCAGACCACCGCGATCCTGGGCACCGCCTCGTACTTCTCCCCCGAGCAGGCCAAGGGCGAGACGGTCGACGCGCGGACCGACCTCTACAGCACGGGCGTCGTGCTCTTCGAGATGCTCACGGGGCGCCCGCCGTTCCGCGGCGACTCGCCGGTCGCGGTCGCGTACCAGCACGTGAGCGAGCGTCCCGTCAAGCCGAGCGTCATCAACCCCAAGGTCTCACCGGCCCTCGACGCGGTGGTGCTCCACGCGCTCGCGAAGGACCGGACCGTGCGGTACCAGACCGCGGCGGAGTTCCGTGCCGACGTCGAGGCCGCGGCATCCGGTCGAGTGCCCCAGCCGCGCAAGACCGATGAGACCTCGCTCTTCTTCGGCACGCCCACGGGGGCGCTCTCCACGTCCGAGCTGGCCCTGCGCCAGTTGACCGAGGACGACACCATGTCCCGGACGCAGCGCCGCCCACCGGCGATCTGGATCTGGTCGGGCATCATCGCCGTGGTCGTGATCGTCGTCGCGGTGATGTACTGGGCGTTCAACCTCCAGCCGTCCGACGACCTGCCCTCCAACGCGCGGGAGGTCCCGACGCTGGCCGGGGCCACGTGGGAGGAGGCGGCCGACCAGTTGCAGGCCCTGACGCTGCCCGCGACCAGGCTCGACGAGTCCAGCGACACGGTCGCGGCGGGCGAGGTGATCCGCACCGAGCCGGCCGCCGGCGAGATCGTCGACACCGGCACGCCGGTGAAGGTCTACGTCTCGAGCGGGCGTGAAGCGGTCACCGTGCCGAACGTGGTGAACAAGTCGATCGACGACGCGAAAGCCGACGTGCAGGCCGCGGGCCTGACGGCCGGCACCGAGACCCGGGAGAACTCGCCCACCGTGGCCGAGGGCGTGGTGCTGGCCACCGATCCCGAGGGCGGAGCCTCGATCGAGGCCGGCGGAACGGTGAACTTCCGGATCTCGAGCGGGCTCGTGACGCTGCCCGACCTGACCGGCCAGTCCCTGCAGGCGGCCTCCGACTACCTCGGCACGTCCCAGCTGCAGCTCACTGCGGTCCCGGTGCCCGACGGCAGCTGCAAGTCGCAGCCGGGGTCGCCCGTGATCCGGCAGTCGCTGCCGCCTGGCGACGTGCCGCAGAAGTCCGAGGTCCAGCTCACGTACTGCGCGGGCTGA